Proteins encoded within one genomic window of Candidatus Brevundimonas colombiensis:
- a CDS encoding NAD-dependent deacylase translates to MNLVVLTGAGISAESGVPTFRASDGLWCGHRVEDVATPEGYAADPALVQDFYNQRRRQLAQVRPNAAHRALADLAARWAGDFLLVTQNVDDLHDRAHAETQPAEGFELIHMHGELLKGRCTRSGAVMDWTGDMAADQASPHHPLGRMRPHIVWFGETPLRMERIERALEACDLFVSIGTSGAVYPAAGFVQAARAAGARTVEINLEPTTGARLFDEGVYGPATQAVPTFFNVLKP, encoded by the coding sequence ATGAACCTCGTCGTCCTGACCGGCGCCGGCATATCGGCCGAGAGCGGGGTGCCCACGTTTCGGGCGTCGGACGGCCTGTGGTGCGGCCATCGGGTCGAGGATGTGGCGACGCCTGAGGGCTATGCGGCGGACCCGGCCCTGGTGCAGGACTTCTACAATCAGCGGCGGCGGCAGTTGGCGCAGGTTCGGCCCAATGCGGCGCATCGGGCGCTGGCGGACCTGGCGGCGCGGTGGGCGGGCGACTTCCTGCTGGTGACGCAGAACGTGGACGATCTGCACGACCGGGCGCACGCCGAGACGCAGCCGGCCGAGGGGTTCGAACTGATCCATATGCACGGCGAACTGCTGAAAGGCCGCTGCACCCGCTCCGGCGCGGTTATGGATTGGACAGGCGACATGGCGGCGGATCAGGCCTCGCCGCATCATCCGCTGGGTCGGATGCGGCCGCACATCGTCTGGTTCGGAGAGACGCCGCTGCGGATGGAACGCATCGAGCGGGCGCTGGAGGCCTGCGACCTGTTCGTGTCCATCGGCACCTCGGGCGCGGTCTATCCGGCGGCGGGCTTTGTCCAGGCGGCGCGGGCCGCCGGGGCGCGGACGGTGGAGATCAATCTGGAGCCGACCACAGGCGCGCGCCTGTTCGACGAAGGCGTCTATGGCCCGGCGACGCAGGCCGTGCCGACCTTTTTCAACGTCCTGAAACCTTAA
- a CDS encoding DUF4350 domain-containing protein → MILIDEAHDTLQTVHGRYSGFAALARADGYRVQPLRRRLDEPDALREADVLVISNPRLASSETGPSAFSDTEIAAVATWVEQGGALLLPIDHAPYGAAAEALGRRFGVTMGKGYTFQRVGNDLTTNLAFPSPALANHPIIHGRSPTEMVRTLRTFTGQSLRGPSSAAILLAMSDDAYEAPDLAALQTIRERLRAGEDARIVTTELARPALPAQGLAFAFGRGRVVVLGEAGMLTAQVVRFPDGRPPRKMGLNTPGHDDQQFALNLLHWLSRLLP, encoded by the coding sequence ATGATCCTGATCGACGAGGCGCACGATACGCTTCAGACTGTGCACGGTCGATATTCCGGCTTCGCAGCTCTAGCGCGCGCCGATGGTTATCGCGTGCAGCCTTTGCGCCGACGTCTGGATGAGCCGGACGCTCTGCGAGAAGCGGATGTGCTGGTCATTTCCAATCCGCGCCTTGCCTCATCCGAAACCGGCCCTTCCGCGTTCTCCGACACGGAAATCGCCGCCGTCGCGACCTGGGTCGAACAGGGCGGCGCGCTTCTGCTGCCGATCGATCATGCGCCCTATGGCGCGGCGGCCGAGGCGTTGGGGCGTCGGTTCGGCGTGACTATGGGCAAGGGCTACACCTTCCAGCGCGTGGGGAACGACCTCACGACCAATCTCGCCTTTCCGTCGCCAGCTCTGGCCAATCATCCGATCATCCACGGTCGCTCCCCAACCGAGATGGTGCGCACGTTGCGGACCTTCACTGGACAGTCTCTGCGCGGGCCTTCCTCGGCCGCCATCCTTCTGGCTATGAGCGACGATGCGTACGAGGCGCCCGACTTGGCTGCGCTTCAGACCATTCGAGAGCGTTTGCGGGCTGGCGAGGACGCCAGGATCGTGACGACCGAACTGGCGCGTCCCGCGCTTCCCGCGCAGGGTTTGGCGTTCGCCTTCGGGCGCGGTCGGGTGGTCGTTCTGGGCGAGGCTGGGATGCTGACGGCGCAGGTGGTGCGCTTTCCCGATGGACGCCCACCACGCAAGATGGGGCTGAATACGCCGGGACACGACGACCAGCAGTTCGCGCTGAACCTTCTGCACTGGCTGTCGCGTCTTCTTCCCTGA
- a CDS encoding MBL fold metallo-hydrolase — protein MRMLMTGGALAGLMLAACQPANDKKPGDPAPPNPTQTVAAPAEKPVYRFKIGTLDAIALFDGQNPVPNDNKVFGVGLTPQAVAAPLTAAGQPTDVIMLEIHPLLVRKDDRTMLFDTGLGEGKGLLMQSLRTAGVEPASITDVLISHGHPDHIGGLVANGALAFPNAAIRMSEADWALIRANPELADLVRIITPKVQTFKPGAEAAPGVTAQDTAGHTPGHVAYLIADGQNQLLYTGDLMHHWILSVEHPDWRVGYDDDQAAGEKARLDEVTALRNSGAHIYAYHFPFPGLGKIATREGRAMFISEAQSTQSVSK, from the coding sequence ATGCGGATGTTGATGACGGGCGGGGCATTGGCCGGCCTGATGCTGGCGGCCTGCCAGCCGGCGAACGACAAAAAGCCCGGCGATCCCGCCCCGCCCAATCCGACCCAGACAGTCGCGGCTCCGGCCGAGAAGCCTGTGTATCGCTTCAAGATCGGCACCCTGGACGCCATCGCCTTGTTCGACGGTCAAAATCCCGTCCCGAACGACAACAAGGTCTTCGGCGTCGGCCTGACGCCTCAGGCGGTCGCCGCGCCCCTGACGGCCGCCGGCCAGCCGACGGATGTGATCATGCTGGAGATTCATCCGCTGCTGGTCAGGAAGGACGACCGGACAATGTTGTTCGACACCGGTCTGGGCGAAGGCAAGGGGCTGTTGATGCAGAGCCTGCGCACGGCGGGCGTCGAGCCGGCCAGCATCACCGACGTCCTGATCTCGCACGGACACCCCGACCACATCGGTGGCCTGGTCGCGAACGGCGCCTTGGCCTTCCCCAACGCCGCTATTCGAATGTCGGAGGCCGACTGGGCCTTAATCCGCGCCAATCCCGAACTGGCCGATCTGGTGCGGATCATCACGCCCAAGGTCCAGACCTTCAAGCCGGGCGCAGAGGCGGCGCCGGGCGTCACGGCCCAGGATACGGCCGGCCACACGCCGGGCCACGTCGCCTATCTGATCGCCGATGGTCAGAACCAACTGCTCTATACCGGCGACCTGATGCACCACTGGATTCTGTCGGTTGAGCACCCCGACTGGCGCGTCGGCTACGACGACGATCAGGCGGCGGGCGAGAAGGCGCGGCTGGACGAGGTGACGGCGCTGCGCAACTCCGGCGCTCACATCTATGCCTATCATTTCCCCTTCCCGGGTCTGGGCAAGATCGCCACGCGCGAAGGCCGCGCCATGTTCATCTCTGAAGCCCAGTCGACCCAGTCGGTCTCGAAATAG
- a CDS encoding thioesterase family protein, whose amino-acid sequence MARKTLTPREDREVFVVPLDVRPEHIDANGHVNNVVYVGWLQDAGTAHWNARFDEATRAKWSWVATRHEIDYLRGIAPGATGVAARTWVGEPQGPRFNRYVRIEDDQGRVCAQGVTEWVLVDAKTLRPQRIPPDMLSVFETAAG is encoded by the coding sequence ATGGCCCGCAAGACGCTGACGCCAAGAGAGGACCGGGAGGTCTTCGTCGTGCCGCTGGACGTGCGGCCCGAGCATATCGACGCCAACGGCCATGTGAACAACGTGGTCTATGTCGGCTGGCTGCAGGATGCGGGCACGGCCCACTGGAACGCGCGTTTCGACGAGGCGACGCGGGCGAAATGGTCGTGGGTCGCGACCCGGCACGAGATCGACTATCTGCGCGGCATCGCGCCCGGCGCGACGGGCGTCGCGGCCCGCACCTGGGTCGGAGAACCGCAAGGCCCCCGCTTCAACCGCTATGTCCGTATCGAGGATGACCAGGGCCGCGTCTGCGCCCAGGGCGTGACCGAATGGGTGCTGGTCGATGCAAAGACCCTGAGGCCCCAGCGCATTCCGCCCGACATGCTGAGCGTGTTCGAGACAGCGGCAGGCTGA
- a CDS encoding S-(hydroxymethyl)glutathione dehydrogenase/class III alcohol dehydrogenase, with product MKTRAAVAFEAKRPLEIVEVDLEGPRAGEVLIEIKATGICHTDAYTLDGLDSEGIFPSILGHEGAGVVVEVGPGVTSVAVGDHVIPLYTPECRQCKSCLSRKTNLCTSIRGTQGKGLMPDGTSRFSYKGQAIAHYMGCSTFSNFTVLPEIAVAKIRKDAPFDKACYVGCGVTTGVGAVVNTAKVEPGANAVVFGLGGIGLNVIQGLKMVGADMIVGVDINGDKEEWGRRFGMTHFVNPKDVPDVVAHLVDLTGGGADYTFDCTGNTVVMRQALEACHRGWGESVVIGVAESGKEIATRPFQLVTGRVWRGSAFGGARGRTDTPKIVDWYMDGKIEIDPMITHTFALEDINTAFDLMHEGKSIRSVVVF from the coding sequence ATGAAAACTCGCGCCGCCGTCGCGTTTGAAGCCAAACGTCCGCTGGAGATCGTCGAGGTCGATCTGGAGGGGCCGCGCGCGGGCGAGGTGCTGATCGAGATCAAGGCCACCGGCATCTGCCACACCGACGCCTATACGCTGGACGGTCTGGATTCAGAGGGCATCTTCCCGAGCATCCTGGGCCACGAAGGCGCGGGCGTGGTGGTCGAGGTGGGGCCGGGCGTGACCTCGGTCGCGGTCGGTGATCACGTCATCCCGCTCTACACCCCCGAATGCCGCCAGTGTAAGTCGTGCCTGTCGCGCAAGACCAACCTGTGCACCTCGATCCGCGGCACGCAAGGCAAGGGCCTGATGCCGGACGGCACGTCGCGCTTCAGCTACAAGGGCCAGGCCATCGCCCACTATATGGGCTGTTCGACCTTCTCGAACTTCACCGTCCTGCCCGAGATCGCGGTGGCGAAAATCCGCAAGGACGCGCCCTTCGACAAGGCCTGCTACGTCGGCTGCGGCGTGACCACCGGCGTGGGCGCCGTGGTCAATACGGCCAAGGTCGAGCCGGGCGCCAACGCCGTGGTCTTCGGCCTGGGCGGCATCGGCCTGAACGTCATCCAGGGGCTGAAGATGGTCGGCGCCGACATGATCGTGGGCGTGGACATCAACGGCGACAAGGAAGAATGGGGCCGTCGCTTCGGCATGACCCATTTCGTCAACCCCAAGGACGTGCCGGACGTGGTGGCCCATCTGGTCGACCTGACCGGCGGCGGCGCGGACTACACCTTCGACTGCACCGGCAACACCGTGGTCATGCGCCAGGCGCTTGAGGCCTGCCACCGCGGCTGGGGCGAAAGCGTCGTCATCGGCGTGGCCGAATCCGGCAAGGAGATCGCCACCCGCCCGTTCCAGCTGGTCACCGGCCGTGTCTGGCGCGGTTCGGCCTTCGGCGGCGCGCGCGGCCGCACCGATACGCCCAAGATCGTCGACTGGTACATGGACGGCAAGATCGAGATCGACCCGATGATCACGCACACCTTCGCCCTGGAAGACATCAACACCGCCTTCGACCTGATGCATGAGGGCAAGAGCATCCGTTCGGTCGTGGTGTTCTGA
- a CDS encoding VOC family protein gives MFTHVTLGANNLEASQKFYDAVLGALGHQPGVASDLPMPGIWYMTPRGMLGVVKPRDGQAACHANGGTIGFAAATPEAVVAFSEAGAAAGGTVIEDPAGPRTSPFGVLHLAYLRDPSGNKICAAHRAS, from the coding sequence ATGTTCACCCACGTCACCCTGGGCGCCAATAACCTTGAGGCGTCGCAAAAATTCTATGATGCGGTGCTCGGCGCCCTCGGTCACCAGCCGGGCGTGGCCAGCGACCTTCCCATGCCGGGAATCTGGTACATGACGCCGCGCGGGATGCTGGGCGTGGTCAAGCCGCGCGACGGTCAGGCCGCCTGTCACGCCAACGGCGGCACCATCGGCTTCGCCGCCGCCACGCCTGAGGCTGTTGTCGCCTTTTCAGAGGCGGGCGCCGCAGCGGGCGGCACGGTGATCGAAGACCCGGCCGGTCCGCGCACCTCTCCGTTCGGTGTATTGCATCTGGCCTATCTGCGTGATCCCTCGGGCAACAAGATCTGCGCCGCCCACCGGGCGAGCTGA
- the grxD gene encoding Grx4 family monothiol glutaredoxin, with translation MTDTAQAADPVHAFIGETVAQNDVVLFMKGTPDQPRCGFSSLAVQILDHVGAAFVGVDVLQDEALREGIKSFTDWPTIPQLYVKGEFVGGSDIIREMFQAGELQALMVEKGVPLGEA, from the coding sequence TCCCGTCCACGCCTTCATCGGCGAAACCGTCGCCCAGAACGACGTGGTTCTGTTCATGAAAGGCACGCCGGATCAGCCGCGCTGCGGTTTCTCGTCCCTGGCGGTTCAGATCCTGGATCATGTCGGCGCCGCCTTCGTGGGCGTGGACGTCCTGCAGGACGAGGCCCTGCGCGAAGGCATCAAGAGCTTCACCGACTGGCCCACGATCCCGCAGCTGTATGTGAAGGGCGAATTCGTCGGCGGATCGGACATCATCCGCGAGATGTTCCAGGCCGGCGAACTTCAGGCGCTGATGGTCGAAAAGGGCGTTCCGCTCGGCGAGGCCTGA
- the rpsD gene encoding 30S ribosomal protein S4, translated as MSKRHSAKYKIDRAMGENLWGRAKSPVNKRSYGPGQHGQRRKSKVSDFGLQLKAKQKLKGYYGNITEKQFAKTYDEAARRKGNTSENLIGLLESRLDAVVYRAKFVPTVWAARQFVSHGHVLVNGKKVDIASYRVKPEDVVTVKEKSRNMALVLEAQQSSERDVPDYLELSDRSFSVRYVRVPELSDVPYAVKMEPNLVVEYYAS; from the coding sequence ATGTCCAAGCGCCACAGCGCCAAGTACAAGATCGACCGGGCCATGGGTGAGAACCTGTGGGGCCGCGCCAAGTCGCCGGTCAACAAGCGTTCCTACGGTCCCGGCCAGCACGGCCAGCGCCGCAAGTCCAAGGTTTCCGACTTCGGCCTGCAACTGAAGGCCAAGCAGAAGCTGAAGGGCTACTACGGCAACATCACCGAGAAGCAGTTCGCCAAGACCTATGACGAGGCCGCTCGCCGCAAGGGCAACACCTCGGAGAACCTGATCGGCCTGCTGGAATCGCGCCTGGACGCCGTCGTCTATCGCGCCAAGTTCGTCCCGACCGTCTGGGCCGCCCGCCAGTTCGTCAGCCACGGCCACGTCCTGGTCAACGGCAAGAAGGTCGATATCGCCTCTTACCGCGTGAAGCCGGAAGACGTCGTCACCGTGAAGGAAAAGTCGCGCAACATGGCGCTGGTGCTGGAAGCCCAGCAGTCGTCGGAACGCGACGTGCCGGACTATCTGGAACTGTCGGATCGTTCGTTCTCGGTCCGTTATGTCCGCGTGCCGGAACTGTCGGACGTGCCCTACGCCGTCAAGATGGAACCGAACCTGGTCGTCGAATACTACGCTTCGTAA
- the fghA gene encoding S-formylglutathione hydrolase, giving the protein MQTTKTHIVHGGSLRYLKHDSETTGTPMTLSVFVPAGDGPFPVLIWLSGLTCTEDNFTTKAGAYAAAAEHGVIIVAPDTSPRGADLKGTSVADDPAYDLGQGAGFYVDATEGPWAAHFRMESYVVGELVRLIDDNFPTTGVRSISGHSMGGHGALTLALKHPDLFRSVSAFAPIVSPSVVPWGEKAFTAYLGEDRAVWDQHDAAKLIASGRAKGVFDDILIDQGDADSFLTDQLKPELLQAAADAVGQKVTIRMQPGYDHSYFFMTSFIADHIAFHAERLKG; this is encoded by the coding sequence ATGCAAACCACAAAGACCCACATCGTCCACGGCGGAAGCCTTCGCTATCTGAAGCATGACAGCGAGACGACCGGCACGCCCATGACCCTGTCGGTCTTTGTCCCCGCCGGAGACGGACCGTTTCCGGTCCTGATCTGGCTGTCGGGCCTGACCTGTACGGAAGACAACTTCACCACCAAGGCCGGGGCCTATGCCGCCGCCGCGGAACACGGCGTCATCATCGTGGCGCCCGACACCTCGCCGCGCGGCGCCGATCTCAAGGGAACGAGTGTGGCGGACGACCCGGCCTATGATCTGGGGCAGGGAGCGGGCTTCTATGTCGATGCGACCGAAGGGCCGTGGGCGGCGCATTTCCGCATGGAATCCTATGTCGTCGGCGAACTGGTCCGCCTGATCGACGACAATTTCCCCACGACCGGCGTGCGTTCGATCAGCGGCCATTCGATGGGCGGGCATGGCGCCCTGACGCTGGCGCTGAAACACCCCGACCTGTTCCGCTCGGTCTCGGCCTTTGCGCCCATCGTGTCGCCATCCGTGGTGCCGTGGGGCGAGAAGGCCTTCACCGCCTATCTGGGCGAAGACCGCGCCGTCTGGGACCAGCATGACGCCGCCAAGCTGATTGCATCAGGCCGGGCCAAGGGCGTCTTCGACGACATCCTGATCGACCAGGGCGACGCCGACAGCTTCCTGACCGACCAGCTGAAGCCCGAACTGCTGCAAGCCGCCGCCGACGCCGTGGGCCAGAAGGTCACCATCCGCATGCAGCCCGGCTACGACCACTCCTACTTCTTCATGACCAGCTTCATCGCCGACCACATCGCCTTCCACGCCGAACGGTTGAAGGGTTGA
- a CDS encoding EAL domain-containing protein: MRFFTCLTDNHNLWLVGLAAVLCLIGSIITFRLFRRLRAAEKGTRLAWSFMGAVATGATIWCTHFVAMIAYEPGAIVHYEPLLTGLSLGVAMSGSGAALWVASRAMRGSAELGGVLFGLTVVAMHYTGMAGFATDAIIHWSMAYVAASVAGAVVFGGLAFHLARRPGKLAPVVLMVLGIVALHFTGMAAMTVIPLAPVTDATAADSANVVLAFAVAAVGLMMLGTGIATHALDMQFRIQAKARLDHLLEGSVDGMVVEQDGLILAANAAFADLVGVDHGALVGEPMSRWMEDAAHLHVGALTQSRLIGPGGLDIPVEIAARRDGGRAVESDLMIYAVRDLRTRLAQERRIAHLARNDSLTGLPNRSSFLEWLTRQTADPVPSGKVALLAMDMDRFKEVNDVHGHAAGDQLLIQVAERMRATLRPGEFVARLGGDEFVAVVPVQRREEALDLAERLRAAVTAPVMLDHAEVSCGLSVGIAVWPDDADNASALINDADLAMYRAKASLGVDVCFYEEEMDEAVRSRRRMAQQMREALDQGQFSLNWQLQAAVDTGTITGYEVLLRWIQPDGTFISPADFIPLAEENGLILPIGEWVLRTACAEAALWPEPHKIAVNLSPVQLGHVDLPRLVHQVLIETGLSPSRLELEITETAMITDMERTTHVLRQLKLLGVSIAMDDFGTGYSSLSTLRAFPFDKIKLDRSFMSELDGGPESAAIIRAVLALGESLHIPVLAEGVETLDQLSFLRDQGCDEVQGYLLGRPQKTVEGEIQAAARVLWDTAPVKVAAAA; this comes from the coding sequence ATGCGTTTCTTCACCTGCCTGACCGACAACCATAATCTTTGGTTGGTCGGCCTCGCGGCCGTCCTCTGCCTGATCGGCTCCATCATCACTTTTCGGCTTTTCCGGCGCCTGCGCGCGGCCGAGAAGGGCACACGCCTGGCCTGGAGCTTCATGGGCGCGGTGGCGACCGGGGCGACGATCTGGTGCACGCATTTCGTGGCGATGATCGCCTATGAACCGGGCGCCATCGTCCACTACGAACCCCTGCTGACCGGCCTGTCGCTGGGTGTGGCCATGTCGGGCAGCGGCGCGGCCCTGTGGGTCGCCTCGCGCGCCATGCGCGGGTCCGCCGAGCTGGGCGGCGTGCTGTTCGGCCTGACCGTGGTGGCGATGCATTATACCGGCATGGCCGGCTTCGCGACGGACGCGATCATTCATTGGTCAATGGCCTATGTCGCCGCCTCGGTCGCCGGGGCCGTGGTGTTCGGCGGTCTGGCCTTCCATCTGGCGCGACGCCCCGGCAAGCTGGCGCCGGTCGTCCTGATGGTCCTGGGCATTGTCGCCCTGCATTTCACCGGCATGGCCGCCATGACGGTGATCCCGCTGGCGCCCGTGACGGACGCGACGGCGGCCGATAGCGCCAATGTGGTTCTGGCCTTCGCCGTCGCCGCTGTCGGTCTGATGATGCTGGGCACCGGCATCGCCACCCACGCCCTGGACATGCAGTTCCGCATTCAGGCCAAGGCGCGGCTGGACCATCTGCTGGAAGGCAGCGTCGATGGCATGGTGGTCGAGCAGGACGGGCTGATCCTGGCCGCCAACGCCGCCTTCGCCGATCTGGTCGGCGTCGATCACGGCGCCCTGGTCGGCGAGCCCATGTCGCGCTGGATGGAGGACGCCGCCCATCTTCATGTCGGCGCCCTGACCCAATCGCGCCTGATCGGTCCTGGAGGACTGGATATCCCGGTCGAGATCGCCGCCCGTCGCGACGGCGGCCGTGCGGTCGAGAGCGACCTGATGATCTATGCCGTGCGCGATCTTCGCACGCGTCTTGCTCAGGAACGTCGCATCGCCCATCTGGCGCGCAACGACAGTCTGACCGGCCTGCCCAACCGCTCGTCCTTCCTGGAATGGCTGACGCGCCAGACCGCCGATCCCGTCCCCTCCGGCAAGGTCGCCCTGCTGGCCATGGACATGGATCGGTTCAAGGAGGTCAACGACGTCCACGGCCACGCCGCCGGCGACCAGTTGCTGATCCAGGTCGCCGAGCGGATGCGCGCGACCCTGCGTCCGGGCGAGTTCGTGGCGCGTCTGGGCGGGGACGAGTTCGTCGCCGTCGTGCCGGTCCAGCGTCGCGAAGAGGCTTTGGATCTGGCGGAGCGCCTGCGCGCCGCCGTCACCGCGCCCGTCATGCTGGATCACGCCGAGGTCTCCTGCGGCCTCAGCGTCGGCATCGCCGTCTGGCCGGACGACGCCGACAACGCCTCTGCCCTGATCAACGACGCCGACCTGGCCATGTATCGGGCCAAGGCTTCTCTGGGCGTGGACGTCTGCTTCTACGAGGAAGAGATGGACGAGGCTGTCCGCAGCCGCCGCCGCATGGCCCAGCAGATGCGCGAGGCCCTGGACCAGGGGCAGTTCAGCCTGAACTGGCAGTTGCAGGCCGCCGTCGATACGGGGACGATCACGGGCTATGAGGTGTTGCTGCGCTGGATCCAGCCGGACGGGACCTTCATCTCGCCGGCCGACTTCATCCCCCTGGCTGAGGAAAACGGTCTGATCCTGCCGATCGGGGAGTGGGTGCTGCGCACCGCCTGCGCCGAGGCGGCCCTCTGGCCCGAGCCGCACAAGATCGCCGTCAACCTGTCGCCGGTCCAGTTGGGCCACGTCGACCTGCCGCGTCTGGTGCATCAGGTCCTGATCGAGACCGGCCTGTCGCCCTCGCGGCTGGAGCTGGAGATCACCGAAACCGCCATGATCACCGACATGGAGCGCACGACCCACGTCCTGCGCCAGTTGAAGCTGCTGGGCGTCTCCATCGCCATGGACGACTTCGGCACCGGCTATTCCTCGCTGTCGACCCTGCGCGCCTTCCCATTCGACAAGATCAAGCTGGACCGCTCCTTCATGTCGGAACTGGATGGCGGGCCGGAATCCGCCGCCATCATCCGCGCGGTCCTGGCCCTGGGCGAAAGTCTGCACATCCCGGTCCTGGCCGAGGGGGTCGAGACGCTGGATCAGCTCAGCTTCCTGCGCGATCAAGGCTGCGACGAGGTGCAGGGCTATCTGCTGGGTCGACCGCAAAAGACGGTGGAGGGCGAAATCCAGGCCGCCGCCCGCGTTCTCTGGGACACCGCCCCGGTCAAGGTTGCAGCCGCGGCCTGA
- a CDS encoding LysR family transcriptional regulator has translation MSRWDGIDEFTAVAEQASFSAAARRLGLSTSAVSREIARLEDRLQTRLLHRTTRRVELTDAGRDFLGRCRRLIDDRDEALAAVQPDDQAPRGLLRMTCSVSYGERFIAPAVNAFARQNPELRIELDLDNRLRDLVGDGYDLAVRFGHLTDSRLMARRLASRRLILCASPDYLEKRGAPRDLSEIASHDGLIGSAEHWRFTEAGREVALRPIGRWRCNSGAAVLDAALQGLGLCQLPDFYVTQALASGALVSLLDHARPPDEGVWAVHPHPRHVPPKVRAMIDWLYDRLSSARRAPA, from the coding sequence ATGAGCCGCTGGGACGGGATCGACGAATTCACCGCTGTCGCCGAACAGGCCAGCTTCTCGGCCGCCGCGCGTCGGCTGGGTCTGTCGACCTCGGCCGTCAGCCGAGAGATCGCGCGGTTGGAGGATCGGCTGCAGACCCGGCTGCTTCATCGCACGACCCGCAGGGTGGAACTGACGGACGCGGGCCGCGACTTCCTGGGGCGCTGTCGCCGGCTGATCGACGACCGGGACGAGGCTCTGGCCGCCGTCCAGCCCGATGACCAGGCCCCGCGCGGTCTGTTGCGGATGACCTGTTCCGTCTCCTATGGCGAGCGGTTCATTGCTCCCGCCGTCAACGCCTTCGCCCGCCAGAACCCGGAACTGCGGATCGAGTTGGACCTGGACAATCGGCTGCGCGACCTGGTGGGCGATGGCTATGATCTGGCGGTGCGGTTTGGGCATCTGACCGACTCGCGGCTGATGGCGCGGCGTCTGGCGTCGCGGCGGCTGATCCTGTGCGCCAGTCCCGACTATCTGGAGAAGCGGGGCGCGCCGCGCGACCTGTCTGAAATCGCCAGCCATGACGGGCTGATCGGCTCGGCCGAGCATTGGCGTTTCACCGAGGCGGGACGCGAGGTGGCCTTGCGCCCCATCGGCCGCTGGCGCTGCAACTCGGGCGCTGCGGTGCTGGACGCGGCGTTGCAGGGGCTGGGCCTGTGCCAGTTGCCGGACTTCTATGTGACACAAGCCCTGGCGTCGGGCGCCCTGGTGTCCTTGCTGGATCACGCCCGCCCGCCCGATGAAGGCGTCTGGGCCGTCCATCCGCATCCCCGCCACGTCCCGCCCAAGGTGCGCGCCATGATCGACTGGCTGTATGATCGTCTGTCGTCCGCCCGGAGAGCTCCTGCATGA
- a CDS encoding superoxide dismutase has product MAFTLPPLPYAYDALEPAIDKETMAFHHDKHHQTYVDNLNKAVDADASLQGKSLEDIFANISKAPKAVRNNGGGHWNHSLFWELLAPADQAGEPSAELKAAIDADLGGMDKFKEDFNAAGAAQFGSGWAWLIVQDGKLKITSTPNQDNPLMDVADEKGAVVLGADVWEHAYYLKYQNRRADYLKSFWTVVNWNKVNELYAAAK; this is encoded by the coding sequence ATGGCCTTCACCCTGCCCCCGCTGCCCTACGCCTATGACGCGCTGGAACCGGCCATCGACAAGGAGACGATGGCCTTCCACCACGACAAGCATCACCAGACCTATGTCGACAATCTGAACAAGGCGGTGGACGCCGACGCCAGCCTGCAGGGCAAGTCGCTGGAAGACATCTTCGCCAACATCTCCAAGGCCCCCAAGGCCGTGCGTAACAATGGCGGCGGTCACTGGAACCACAGCCTGTTCTGGGAACTGCTGGCTCCGGCCGATCAGGCCGGCGAACCCTCGGCCGAGCTGAAGGCCGCCATCGACGCCGATCTGGGCGGGATGGACAAGTTCAAGGAAGACTTCAACGCCGCCGGCGCCGCGCAATTCGGCTCGGGCTGGGCCTGGCTGATCGTTCAGGACGGCAAGCTGAAGATCACCTCGACGCCGAACCAGGACAATCCCCTGATGGACGTCGCCGACGAGAAGGGCGCCGTCGTCCTGGGCGCCGACGTCTGGGAACACGCCTATTATCTGAAATACCAGAACCGCCGCGCCGACTATCTGAAGTCCTTCTGGACGGTGGTGAACTGGAACAAGGTCAACGAACTGTACGCCGCCGCCAAATAA